One region of Pseudomonadota bacterium genomic DNA includes:
- a CDS encoding isocitrate lyase/PEP mutase family protein, translating to MNNHINNRQMLKELLKIERPLVMPDAYDALSARLIQIAGFKAVQCSGFSMGLASLAAPEQAVDLNRNLAITRDIVQAVNIPVMADGEDGFGPPATVYNTVGAFLDIGASGINLEDQILPPSKGKGVIDPDLMVEKIKAACEAARNKQTADMVINARTDILAVSDDRNKGIDEAIIRGNRYLQAGADLIFVTMVSTPDEAKRLVDGIQGPVSIAAGMPYNIKTLTIGQLRACGVARVSLPAIVVFSAIKSIKQILSIIHDSDNFEAIMEKELLCSPEDLPKILSR from the coding sequence ATGAACAACCATATCAACAACCGACAGATGCTAAAGGAGCTGCTTAAGATCGAGCGTCCCCTCGTGATGCCTGATGCGTATGATGCACTAAGTGCGCGACTTATTCAGATAGCAGGATTCAAAGCGGTGCAATGCTCGGGATTCAGCATGGGACTGGCCTCGCTGGCTGCGCCGGAACAAGCCGTAGATTTGAACAGAAACCTTGCCATAACACGGGACATTGTGCAAGCGGTAAATATCCCTGTGATGGCAGACGGGGAAGATGGTTTTGGTCCTCCGGCAACCGTATATAACACCGTAGGTGCCTTCCTGGATATCGGTGCGTCCGGTATCAACCTTGAAGATCAGATCCTGCCGCCTTCTAAAGGCAAGGGCGTGATAGACCCGGACCTTATGGTTGAGAAAATCAAGGCAGCGTGTGAGGCGGCAAGGAACAAGCAGACGGCAGATATGGTAATCAATGCTCGCACAGATATATTGGCTGTAAGTGATGACCGCAACAAGGGAATAGATGAGGCTATTATACGGGGAAACAGGTACTTGCAGGCCGGAGCTGACTTGATTTTTGTGACAATGGTGTCGACACCTGATGAAGCCAAGCGCCTGGTTGACGGGATACAAGGCCCTGTCAGCATCGCAGCAGGAATGCCTTATAACATCAAGACGCTCACAATTGGACAATTGCGTGCCTGTGGCGTGGCTCGTGTCAGTCTTCCCGCAATAGTTGTTTTTTCTGCTATTAAATCGATCAAACAAATCCTGTCGATTATACACGATAGTGACAACTTTGAGGCAATTATGGAGAAGGAGCTCCTTTGTTCTCCCGAAGACCTCCCTAAAATACTGTCGAGGTGA